In Melanotaenia boesemani isolate fMelBoe1 chromosome 18, fMelBoe1.pri, whole genome shotgun sequence, the sequence CTGAGACATAAACATTGTAAAATATATACAAGGGATGAATTCTCAGGAGCAGAACAGCTTTGGGGGCAAAGATGGGCCTCCTCCTTTTTTTGTGTCTTGCAGCTAGGGCAGCGGCATCTGGAGAGGATCCACTCAAAGGCTGGATGGAGTGGGTGTGAAGAGTCTTCGGTTATCCTAGCTGCTagttatgtatgtttttaatcaagttACCATTTCCGTTTTAAGTATCTCCAGATAAGCGATGGCAGCAGTAATTCTCCACCTACATGCCAGAAAGAGCggaaagatgaaggaaaaatatgttttctgtgAATCTTTAAACCAGCTTAGAAATATTACATTTCTCGTACTTTACGTCAAGCTATTTTTAACGAatgaaaattaagaaaatgcaGTTTTGGAAAATAATGGTGGGCAATTTTGTCGCAGTAGtgaatcttttattttatgctatATATCATATTTACGCAGCAGATGGCTACatgctataaaaaaaataaataaatataaacatccaAAAACTAATTAGAATGTCTGTTATCCATATGCATGGAAAAAGTATGGGGTTTTTCTCATTACCTTTCCTCATTTTCTCCACGTTGTTGACAGCAAAGACCCATTTGCTACATGGGAGGGTGTGTAGCCATTGCCAGGGCTGTTCTGTGGTGTGGAAACTATAAAAGCCTGTCCCATGGGCATGATAATACGGTAAAATTATTCCCAGACCTGCTATCTTTTATCTTTATCCTTGAGGCACCCTTGCTTTGCATTCACTCGCAtataaaccagtaaaaacaTGACAGCCAATATTAGTAGTCTGAACCATACCATATCTTTCAGACTAAAAAAGTTTTTCAAGTCCGACAGATCTTGTGACTTGTTATACTTTTCTTTCCTCCAAGGCATGTTTTTTCATCCAGTTATCATCCTTCACTGTTAAGGATATTCGTCATGTACGTCTGGGATAGATTGTAATGTCAAAGCGTGCTCTTAAGGCAGATTCCTGTAACACCTTATTGATGTGCAGTGCTGTCTGCACACTAGAGCCAGTCTACTCATCTCATTGCTGTGTTTTATAAGGTAAAATACCAAATATATTTACTTCATAGTCACTTTTCAAGGCCCTTGGGTGATTCAAGAATGTGTTCTTCtttgtttatctgttttgtCTGATGATAAACAATGCACTGTTTGTTTCTCCGTCCCTAGTTGTGCCTCTGCTTGGAAATGATTGACGTTTGAGCCTAGTCGAACAAACCTGGTTTACATCCATTTGTAAAgcattaaagtgaaaataaagtagATTTATAGCCACCGCACATGGAGAGAATGGTAAACAGCAAGATTCTTTTGTTTATAAATATCTGTAGGAGGTATCTGTGTTGGATGTGTTCAGGAAGTTTTGCCAAACCAAACTGAACCCTCTTTAGTTGGAGTGTTAATAAGCCTGCAAAAACCTTTAATTAATGGAGTGTGACCATCTATAATGCTGAGCCAAGATTTGATATGCACTGACTGAAGTGTGAGATTAGCGTGGTACAATGTTACATGACAGCACTGGATAAttgagaagaagaaggaaaaaaaaaaaaaaaaactggaagaaacttTTCTGTAAATCATTTTCTCTGTCAAGCCCATATTATTGAAATAAACAAggataaatggatgaaaaatggCAGTTATGCTTTAAGCTTCTCTAAGGAACATGACGCTTTGGTGTTTACTAGTCTGATACCATGAAAAGGTCCTTCCTGCTGTTTGCCATTCTGTCTTTGTTTGCCAAATGTTTTTCGACTCAATGGGTCACCCACTGTGCAACCAAACCATCCGTCATCTCAACCCAAAGCCACGGGATGTAATAAAATGAGATGCAGATGATGTCTTGGAAGACAGCGCAGATTGTAAAGCTGAATTGGATTTGTTGTGAAAAACTAAAGTTGTGTTCTGAACAGCTTGAGATTCAGCTGCATTTAATTGCGACAGATGCTCATCACTGAAagctttgttcttttatttaagaaaatacataatttaTACAAAATACTTCAGTACATATTAAGTCGATGTACATGTTTTAGCTTAATGCGTGCATATTGGTATCTGGGTTGTATAATAGTAAATGTATGTAAATACTTGTACAGTACATGCACATGCAATATTATGTGTGCATATAATAGATAAATGCTGGAGTCTTAGATAGTGAATGTGCTGGTATCTTGGTCTTCTGAACCAGACTGGGACTGATTCTGACTGGGCGTGTGGAGCGCAATCTCCACTGCTGGTTCCTCATTGACTTGCCTCGAGTGTCTCCCAAGTTGCTGTCCAAGGTGCTTAGCAGCTTTTAGGACGTGACCTCTGAAAGAAGACCCAATGAAGGCGTAGAGGATGGGGTTAATGCAGGCGTGGGTAAGCGCCAGGCTCTCTGTCACCTGCAGAGCATGATCCAGGCTTTTGCTGACGTCACAGTCGGTTACAAGGACATAAATGATGTCCATCGCCCTGCACAGCTTGACCACATTGAAGGGCAACTGAGTAAGCAGGAATACAGCCACCACAGCCAGGAGGACCCGCAGAGCACGCCACTTCCGTTCTCTCCGTACCCCTGTAGCTTTACTCAGCGCCCGCCCCACCCAGAAGTAGCACGTCACCATGACCAGAAAAGGAAGGAGGAATCGTAGGATCACCTCCAGCAGCTCAAAGGCAGCTTTTGCAGGTTGAGCCATCCAGTTTGGATAGATGGGTATGCAGCTAGTTCTGTGATGAGTGTGTTTCACTGTGGAGAAGATAAGTTCAGGGAGGCCTAGAATGCTGGCTAATACCCACAGCACACCACATATCAGGAGCCATTGCAGCTTCACTTGTTGGGCTGTCCCAGCTCTACCTGTCGGATTTCGGGCTACAGCCTGATACCGATCCACACTGATACACGCCAGCAGCAACATGCCACAGCCAAAGTTGGTACTGTAGAGGAAGGATGTGAGCTTACAGGCTGCTTCACCCAACTTCCAGCCATGGACGGCATCAGCAGCCCAGAATGGAAGGGTGAAGAGAAGCAGCAGATCTGAAATAGCCAGGTTCAAGATGCACACATCTGTAAGGGTTCGGAGTCTCAGCCGTGATGAGTAGACCACCACAACCAGAGCATTCCCAGCCAGGCCCACCACAAGAACCAGGGCGTATATGATGGGGAGGAAGATGCCACCAAAAGAACGCACAGTTGCTTTGTCACAGACTGTGTGCTCAATATCAAATTCATAGTCACTGTCATTGTAGCTGGAGTCATCATCATATTGGTCCATTTTTgtctgcacagaaaaaaaatgagagtATACGTAAGAGAagacttctgttttattttaaacaagaaaGTTTCtcactgcttttttttgtttttcgttCAGTGATAAAATACCCAGAGAAATATGAAGCGGCAACTCTGTCAGTGTGTTGCTTCAAAGGAATCTCTCCTGCATTGCTTCCTTAATGGCTTAAGCCATGTCTGTctgaattgtgtgtgtgtgtgtgtttgctgaacTACAACAATTACAG encodes:
- the ackr4b gene encoding atypical chemokine receptor 4b, with translation MDQYDDDSSYNDSDYEFDIEHTVCDKATVRSFGGIFLPIIYALVLVVGLAGNALVVVVYSSRLRLRTLTDVCILNLAISDLLLLFTLPFWAADAVHGWKLGEAACKLTSFLYSTNFGCGMLLLACISVDRYQAVARNPTGRAGTAQQVKLQWLLICGVLWVLASILGLPELIFSTVKHTHHRTSCIPIYPNWMAQPAKAAFELLEVILRFLLPFLVMVTCYFWVGRALSKATGVRRERKWRALRVLLAVVAVFLLTQLPFNVVKLCRAMDIIYVLVTDCDVSKSLDHALQVTESLALTHACINPILYAFIGSSFRGHVLKAAKHLGQQLGRHSRQVNEEPAVEIALHTPSQNQSQSGSEDQDTSTFTI